The genome window CTTTCAGGGCTATTGCATTATAATCGGCTGTTAGTTTTTTTATTGCTGCCGGCTCACTCGCCGCATTCAGTTTATTTTTAATGTCTTTGGCCTGCTCCAAAAAAATATATCCTATTCCCCGGTGAACTACGTAATAATAAGGAACCGCTGCGGCTACCTTTTCATAATAAATCAGGGCTTTTTCAGGTTGGTTATTATCCTCGTAAACCTTACCTATGGCAAAATAAAAATTTGTCCTGGCTTTTTCAGGTAACTTACCGGCAGCGGGTAACAGGTTTTCGCCAAGGCTCACCAATTTTTCGTTCTCGCCCTGGAAACGCGCAAGGTTAAAATCGAGGTATTGATTATAAACAGAATCAGCAGATTGCGCACGCACGGCACTGTTCCCCAAAACAATAAATACCAGTAACAATATATTTTTTAACATAATTGATGTTCCGATC of Mucilaginibacter xinganensis contains these proteins:
- a CDS encoding tetratricopeptide repeat protein; amino-acid sequence: MLKNILLLVFIVLGNSAVRAQSADSVYNQYLDFNLARFQGENEKLVSLGENLLPAAGKLPEKARTNFYFAIGKVYEDNNQPEKALIYYEKVAAAVPYYYVVHRGIGYIFLEQAKDIKNKLNAASEPAAIKKLTADYNAIALKALPHLEKAQACDPSDETLDEIKSLYKNMKNTEGLNTLNSRLKELGTHCIDILEDK